The nucleotide sequence CACACATTCATCTTCACCTCCTACTCACCTTTTCTCTGTCTAAATCAAAACACTAAAATGTGTAAATGCCAGTTTTATTATTACAGGTGTTTTGAAAtgaatttaaacctttttttccttgaGAAAATTCATCTCAGTGTTTTGTTCTCCCTGTGTGCAACACTTTGGGACTACTTGGctggtggtggaaggtgctttttaaatacataaatgatgatttagaagaaaaaaactttaacttttttatttctatactACTGCAGTCTCATCATCTATGTTTATATCTGTCATTACATGATCTGTTGGAGTATTTTGTGCTTTTAGATGTAAGTTTAAGCTGCTAAAGTGAAACTACAGGAAAATAAGTGTCCAAATAAGAAAACAGTAATGAAAACACAGAACACCTtactagtcttttttttttcttgtttgtattTCCTTCTTTGCCTTTTAGCACTTTAGTTCCTTCCCTGAGTGTGATCTGTGACTCCAGCAGGATCTGGTTTCATTACTGAAATATAAACATACTTAGCATCCAGATGCAGAAAGAAAATGGCTTTACTCTACAGGGACAAAACCCTTCTGTGTTTAAAAGCAGAGCAATCACTTTCCACCCCTATAACTGGAACTGCAGCTAACTCCTCTTGGGTTTCTTTTGTTATAATCATTCCACAGCTCCTCCTGTAGATGAATCAGATGAGTGGAGATATCGGGTGTGAACATCCATATTCATCGTGTAAAGTGATGAGTGTAGGATTGTCTGTCCAATTTTGTCAAGTGTGAAAAATGTCTGCCTGCGCTACTTAATACTAATAGAATAATTTTTTACAGCCCTCAGCAGAAGGGTATACGCACGTGCTGTGTCTGTGTTTGCTTGTGTgttcatgagtatgtgtgtgtgaatttgtgtgCGTCTCTGGATACAGTATATTAATTAGTCAAAATGAGTTAGTACAGAAGGTTTCACCCATAGGAACACTGTTTCTATGCTCAGTTAAATGCTGTGAAAGTAAAACAAGAAAGTATGGAAATTAACTGGTAAACTAAACAAGACAGAAGATGTGTCGGGTTATTTCAGCAAACTTGGGATGCAGATAATGCTgcctttgaacatttttttatttttttggacatatgaaacaataaaaaaaaatcatctttcaaCATTTAAGATTTTTCAACAGCAAAATGGCACTAAAAGTAAAATGATCTGATGAAGCATTTCCTGCAAACCGGGTTGCTGCAGCCTCCTGGTCAGAGCCAGTTTCAGTGCAAGTAATGCTTGCTGTCCTGCCAGAGCAAACTGAAACTGAAGCCAAATCACAAAAAACTCAACAGACTCCAAATCAACAGACTATAATGACCCCTAAAAAATTGTTTGAGTTCTTCAGTCCAGTGTTTGATCATGTTTGAGTGAATAAGTGTCTTAATCTAAGCACAAGGTGCTAATGGAATAGATAGATATGAGGCTATGAGCACAGCTTCACCACATTGAAGTCTTTAACACTTCAATTAGTTCAGAAGTAAGGATGGGCCTATATTTTTTTTCCGGCCGATACGATAACTGATGTTTCCCCTGCAGCTGCGACCGATAGCTGATATTTGCTGATATGTGTCttcagtaacacaaagtttagatttccattttatttctttattagaaatgcacaactttttTTCTACTGCACAATCACATTGTACTTGACCTTTTTGACATACAGCAAAGGGTCTCATGGGAACCAgtatcactttaaaactttcataTAAATTTATCTGTAAGCCTTTAGACCATTTATTGAATattggacataactgtaaacCATAAGCTTCCCATTGCCAGAGATCTATCAGGAACAACATGTATCCctgtcaaaaatgacatttacctGACAGCAGTCAAATTACTGAAAATAACTGTAAACATAAGCTTCCCAATCTATTAGgagtgtttctgaaaacagaatAATACTGGTGGATTTCTTTTATATCTGACCGATAAactcaaattatgcaaatatctGCTGATACATGGCACCAATTTATCGCCCCATGTCAAAatcattaatatttatttttatcatcatGGGGTTGTTGTGAGGATTCTGCGGTTAGGTTGGTTTTTCAGTGGTGTTTTAGGTCATGTTCTGTCCTCTGTCAGTCAGGTTCCAGGTTATtgttaatcatccacagctgtcgtCATTTCTGGTATTTGTCCTCAGTGAGTAAAAGTGTGTAGTTTTCAGGTCTACATTATCAGGTCATCTACCTTTTGTTTCTCCAGGGTTTTTGTCccatttaagtttattttttaaatgtttatgtttctgGCACTAAGCCCAGTGGTCTGCATTTTGGTTCTTacacctccagttcctgacagttGTATTCAGTGTGACCTGCTGGGCTTCAcagctacattttcttttgcatcTGTTTCTCTACACACAGATTCAAGGAGCCTTACCGTCACGTCTTTTCAGTTCTCCATGAGGCAGCAGTTTCTCTCGCTGTCCCCGGCTTGCATTGGAGCACGTTTTAATGTGAGGCAAAAAGGGCAAGTGCTCAAGCACCCCTGGGGCCCTATCTGTACATGAGTCTGTCCTGCCTAACTCTAAAAACATCTCTGCAACTTCAAACTTCCCAAAACTAAAACCACAGCTCGTCAATGTACTGTGTCTTAAGTTTAGTCAAAATCTACAAAGACAAAATTTTGCTCCTTCTGACTTTCAATGTTCTTCTCCAGAATCAtccttttctctttaaaaaaaaaattgtaaaatttatAAAAGGCCCCAGTCTTTCACTTTGTTACAGCAATGACATACATTGAAATCCAGCAATACATGTTCAGATTTTGTCTCTACCAACACAGAAACCAGGAGATCACTTTTCCACCTGGTTTTTAAATCTACGCGGCGGCTGCGCAGACCATAGGAAGCGACAGTTCAAACCCGGAAGTTACGTCAGGTGTAAACACAGCAGTGGAGGTTGCGGTGGAAAAATGGTGTACGTGTCGAACGGTAAGTCGTTACCACCGTCTATTACTGTGTTTTCTTAACTTTTTGAGCACTAAACACAATCTTGGCCTTTTAGTAGATATATAAGAAATTCCCGAATAACATAAAACACGACTCAGAACACGGTAATGATATAAACAATAGGGCTAGATTTGGAGCTAATTAGCTTAGCATAACTGACTGCGCAGCCTACTTGAAATAGGTCTTAAATTCACGTAGCAGTGAATGTATGGATGTACATGTTTTTCTGCAACCTGACAGTAAAATGCCTAACCTAACAATGTATTTTGATAAACTGCTTTTCTTGCATTATTCCCTCAAGCCCTGGCGTAGTTGCATATAAGTATTGGACTGTGCCTGAATGCTTAGCTGTTGGATGTGAACACACTGACTGAATACATATGTCAGAACACCTGCAGTCTCACGCCCATCActttgtatgtatatatatttttttcctcaggTCAGGTCCTGGACAGCAGGGCTCAGTCGCCATGGCGACTTTCCTTACTGGTGGATCTTTTCTGGGACGCACTGGAATTTTTCAGGCTCTTGTAAGTCCTATCACAAGACACCATTCTTGCTATTTGTTATGTGTCTTCTTAAGGACTAAACAATTAATGGTGAACAGTATCAAGAACTTTGATCAAAGCACACCAACCATAAAAGTAGTCTACATTGATTGTACTCTTACAGCTTCAAAACCATGTTTCATCCTGACTTGACAAAGGACGGAAACTCAGCTTCATCACGCTTCAGTGACGGCAGAGGGTAGGTTGAAACTTAAgctgttttattcatttgaaaacattttcttgatttAATCAAAAGTATTTTAAGATCATTTACACATTTACTACGaagtatttgatcatttttgactACATAAAGAGGTgcaattgtttttactttttcctttaaacaacCAAACACCCTTGGGAACATATTGAGCTGAGAAGTTAGAAATGAAACCACATACCggttcactttttccactgaAGCATGACAAGCAAGCCCACTCTGTTGAAAACTGTTCTCGGTGTTTAACCGACAACATTTCAGTCCAATTCAGATTGAAATGGcaattctgagtattcctttattcaaatcgatATAAATCTggagctgaagaaaaaaatagtatctgtgacagaaaatacgctgggtgagccacaagctccctgctctgctctattctgatgcaatGTGgcgtagatgactaga is from Oryzias latipes chromosome 7, ASM223467v1 and encodes:
- the selenok gene encoding selenoprotein K isoform X1; this translates as MVYVSNGQVLDSRAQSPWRLSLLVDLFWDALEFFRLFFKTMFHPDLTKDGNSASSRFSDGRGPPGPPGGRRRIGRINHGAGPNAPPMGGGGUGR